A region from the Candidatus Electrothrix scaldis genome encodes:
- a CDS encoding type II toxin-antitoxin system VapC family toxin: MGSDLYVPDANVFLEYIYDRPLKHHAQQIIHDAVLDKIRLIVPSLLLDEITEVLCGNLNNLEEVKLHIQYLDTLIKEGALNIIIPDSAVRIEAITIARTGNPKSGYPELTDSLYHALAILNGASFITNDQRHIAKVKAFGYIIPLSEYV, from the coding sequence ATGGGGAGTGATCTTTATGTGCCGGATGCCAATGTCTTTCTGGAATATATCTATGACAGACCTCTGAAGCATCATGCGCAGCAGATTATTCATGATGCTGTTTTGGACAAAATCCGACTTATCGTTCCCAGTCTTCTCCTTGACGAGATCACAGAGGTGCTGTGCGGGAATTTGAATAACCTTGAAGAGGTTAAGCTGCATATACAATACCTTGACACCTTGATAAAGGAAGGAGCCCTGAATATTATTATCCCTGACAGCGCCGTACGGATAGAAGCAATTACAATCGCAAGAACGGGAAATCCGAAGAGCGGTTATCCGGAGTTGACTGACAGTTTGTATCATGCCTTGGCGATTCTCAATGGTGCTTCCTTTATAACCAATGATCAAAGGCATATCGCCAAGGTGAAAGCCTTCGGGTATATTATTCCCTTATCCGAGTATGTTTGA
- a CDS encoding type II toxin-antitoxin system Phd/YefM family antitoxin, with the protein MDRIIDVTTARRQFGTLLDEVFHKGDTVIIERKGKPLARIVPIEEVDKQGEQISSRQRALLEKLHSLPALETSQDPVAVLRNMREQKRIKAGEKYGE; encoded by the coding sequence ATGGATAGAATCATTGACGTAACGACTGCCCGGAGACAGTTCGGCACCTTACTGGATGAAGTCTTTCATAAAGGTGATACGGTTATCATTGAGAGAAAAGGAAAACCCCTAGCCAGAATTGTACCGATAGAAGAAGTGGATAAGCAGGGCGAGCAAATTTCTTCACGACAACGTGCCTTGCTGGAGAAACTGCACAGCCTGCCTGCCTTGGAAACATCTCAGGACCCTGTTGCTGTCTTGAGAAATATGCGCGAGCAAAAACGGATCAAAGCGGGTGAAAAGTATGGGGAGTGA
- a CDS encoding Uma2 family endonuclease, producing the protein MSLSPTLLQASELGIRLEIVNGLPIWEAQPVYRHQKHVERIVQGIEKREDSECACVHALDCYVQFPNGLKRPDISIFCQEPSEEEQDSALTMIPEAVIEVVSKGYEAKDLEIGPPFYLSQGVKDVIVFDPLTLLVLHVRRDNTVRQVSPVTVELECGCRVLV; encoded by the coding sequence ATGAGCCTATCACCAACACTCCTCCAAGCAAGCGAGCTGGGTATCCGCCTGGAGATCGTCAATGGTCTGCCGATCTGGGAAGCCCAACCGGTGTACCGCCATCAAAAGCATGTGGAGCGCATCGTCCAGGGGATAGAAAAACGCGAGGACAGCGAATGCGCCTGCGTCCATGCCCTGGATTGCTATGTCCAGTTTCCTAATGGCCTGAAACGGCCTGACATCTCTATCTTCTGCCAGGAACCCAGTGAGGAAGAACAGGACTCCGCCCTGACCATGATCCCCGAGGCCGTTATCGAGGTGGTGAGCAAAGGCTATGAGGCCAAGGATCTGGAGATCGGCCCGCCTTTCTATCTCTCCCAGGGGGTGAAGGATGTGATTGTCTTTGACCCGCTCACCCTGCTGGTCCTGCATGTTCGCCGGGATAACACAGTACGGCAGGTCTCTCCGGTGACCGTTGAGCTGGAATGCGGCTGCCGGGTGCTGGTGTGA
- a CDS encoding DUF6174 domain-containing protein — protein MKIIQLVVLALIVSLFGCTHPTLPPIDDNPQQEALNKNHALWKNSNRSTYTYTYKRVCFCPQEEDIVVDVQYGNVVSAHYYPSDNPVMPERLDSLMTVEELFEVIQKAINDDVAQLDVTYNAQLGYPERIYIDVDERMADEEMEHQVSNLH, from the coding sequence ATGAAGATTATTCAACTCGTTGTCCTTGCCCTTATTGTCTCACTTTTCGGCTGCACACATCCCACACTGCCCCCCATAGACGACAACCCGCAGCAGGAAGCGCTGAACAAGAATCACGCCCTGTGGAAGAACAGCAATCGTTCAACCTACACCTATACCTATAAAAGGGTGTGCTTTTGTCCGCAGGAAGAGGATATCGTGGTGGACGTACAATACGGCAATGTTGTCTCTGCCCATTATTATCCCAGTGATAATCCAGTGATGCCGGAGCGGCTTGACAGTCTCATGACTGTGGAGGAGCTGTTTGAGGTGATCCAGAAGGCCATCAACGATGACGTTGCCCAGCTTGATGTGACCTATAATGCGCAGTTGGGGTATCCAGAGCGTATTTACATTGATGTTGACGAGCGGATGGCTGATGAAGAAATGGAGCATCAGGTGAGTAATCTGCATTAA